A section of the Rhodospirillaceae bacterium genome encodes:
- a CDS encoding adenylate/guanylate cyclase domain-containing protein — protein sequence MSADDELKDWLIGPGRLSGDGVAIAEGYAQRLTAAGVPLSRARFAQRLANPLLSAWGIIWTPEETTEYTVAREILETGAWLGSPFQQVVTDRSMLHKSLIGLDPDRDHITYHELAAAGGTDFFAMALEYGDGSAQGCSFVTADSGGFAPAHIDLIADTRHALAAAFEPVAMRRSSESLLRTYLGEGPAKAVIEGTIRRGEHLALDAVVMFSDLRDFTAKSETWSDTALLRALDGYFEAVVQSVHAHGGDVLKFIGDGVLALFPVDGGDPHSNRCRDALKAAADATDALRALNVRRRGDGLEPLAAGIGIHLGAVIFGNIGSPDRLDFTAISPTVNVASRVQDLCKPLGEPVLVTSAVAEQSGETFRSLGVHPVKGLAAPIEVFGLRPAVELP from the coding sequence ATGTCCGCAGACGACGAGCTGAAAGACTGGCTGATCGGCCCCGGCCGCCTCTCCGGCGACGGAGTCGCGATCGCGGAAGGCTATGCACAGCGCCTAACCGCAGCCGGGGTGCCGCTGTCCCGCGCGCGCTTCGCCCAGCGCCTGGCCAATCCGCTGCTCTCCGCCTGGGGCATCATCTGGACACCGGAGGAAACCACCGAATACACCGTCGCGCGGGAAATCCTGGAAACGGGAGCCTGGCTCGGCAGCCCGTTCCAGCAGGTCGTGACTGACCGCTCGATGCTGCACAAGAGCCTGATCGGGCTGGACCCGGACAGGGACCACATCACCTACCACGAGCTTGCCGCGGCCGGCGGGACGGACTTTTTCGCCATGGCGCTGGAATATGGCGACGGCTCGGCGCAGGGCTGCAGTTTCGTGACCGCCGACTCCGGCGGGTTTGCGCCGGCGCATATCGACCTGATCGCCGATACCCGCCACGCCCTGGCCGCGGCTTTCGAGCCGGTGGCCATGCGGCGTTCGTCCGAAAGCCTGCTGCGGACCTATCTCGGCGAGGGTCCGGCAAAGGCGGTGATCGAGGGGACGATCCGGCGCGGCGAGCACTTGGCACTCGATGCCGTCGTCATGTTTTCCGATCTACGCGACTTTACCGCCAAGTCGGAGACTTGGAGCGACACGGCGCTGCTGCGCGCCCTAGACGGCTATTTCGAAGCCGTCGTGCAGTCCGTCCATGCCCATGGCGGGGACGTCCTGAAGTTCATCGGCGACGGCGTTCTTGCCCTGTTTCCCGTCGATGGCGGCGACCCTCATTCGAACCGGTGCCGGGATGCGCTCAAAGCGGCGGCCGACGCGACGGATGCGCTCCGCGCCCTCAACGTCCGGCGCCGGGGCGACGGGCTGGAGCCGTTGGCGGCCGGCATCGGCATTCACCTCGGCGCCGTCATTTTCGGCAACATCGGCAGCCCGGACCGGCTCGATTTCACCGCGATCTCGCCCACCGTCAATGTCGCAAGCCGCGTGCAGGACCTTTGCAAGCCGCTCGGCGAGCCGGTGCTGGTCACATCGGCGGTGGCCGAACAATCCGGTGAAACGTTCCGGTCCCTGGGCGTCCATCCGGTCAAGGGGCTTGCCGCGCCGATCGAGGTGTTCGGACTGCGGCCGGCTGTGGAATTGCCCTAG
- a CDS encoding Fe(3+) ABC transporter substrate-binding protein → MPRMLPILAGALALAATGAAAAAANDVNIYSYRQAVLMKPLLDGFEQKTGVKAHVIYLKKGMMARLKAEGAASPADVILTTDAARLIQLDRLGAFQPLNSATLNAAVPANLRHPKGHWFGLTVRGRPIFYNPAKVKPSDLSTYEALADGRWKGRICVRSSSNVYNQSLIASMIAAIGAEKAQAWADGFVKNFARKPAGGDRDQIRAVAAGECDIAIANTYYFAGLAKSKKERDRKAAAAVRLFWPNQQGRGAHVNISGTGVAKHSKNRANAVRLIEFLASREAQEIYARTVNEYPVRKDVQPGRIVADFGEFKADSLALSELAKYQKEAVRIADRAGWR, encoded by the coding sequence ATGCCCAGAATGCTCCCGATTCTCGCCGGCGCTCTTGCGCTCGCCGCGACTGGCGCGGCGGCCGCGGCCGCGAATGACGTCAACATCTATTCGTACCGCCAGGCGGTGCTGATGAAGCCTTTGCTCGACGGGTTCGAGCAGAAGACGGGCGTCAAGGCGCATGTCATCTACCTCAAGAAGGGGATGATGGCCCGGCTCAAGGCCGAAGGCGCGGCCAGCCCGGCGGACGTGATCCTGACGACGGACGCCGCCCGGCTGATCCAGCTCGACCGGTTGGGCGCGTTCCAGCCGCTGAATTCGGCCACGCTCAACGCAGCTGTCCCGGCGAACCTGCGCCATCCGAAGGGCCACTGGTTCGGCCTCACGGTGCGCGGCCGGCCGATCTTCTACAACCCGGCAAAGGTCAAGCCTTCCGACCTCTCGACCTACGAGGCGCTGGCCGACGGCAGGTGGAAGGGCCGCATCTGCGTCCGCTCCTCCTCGAACGTCTATAACCAGTCGCTGATCGCTTCGATGATTGCCGCGATCGGCGCTGAGAAGGCGCAGGCCTGGGCCGACGGCTTCGTGAAAAACTTCGCCCGCAAGCCGGCCGGCGGCGACCGCGACCAAATCCGCGCCGTCGCGGCCGGCGAATGCGACATCGCGATCGCCAACACCTACTACTTCGCCGGCCTCGCCAAATCGAAGAAGGAGCGTGACCGCAAGGCCGCCGCCGCCGTCCGCCTGTTCTGGCCGAATCAGCAGGGTCGCGGCGCCCACGTCAACATCTCCGGCACCGGCGTGGCGAAGCATTCGAAGAACCGGGCCAACGCGGTCAGGCTGATCGAGTTCCTGGCGAGCCGCGAAGCCCAGGAAATCTACGCCCGGACCGTCAACGAATACCCGGTGCGCAAGGACGTCCAGCCGGGCCGGATCGTCGCCGATTTCGGCGAGTTCAAGGCCGATTCTTTGGCGCTTTCCGAACTGGCGAAATACCAGAAGGAAGCGGTCCGCATCGCAGACCGCGCCGGCTGGCGCTAG
- a CDS encoding O-acetylhomoserine aminocarboxypropyltransferase — MLDPKFLKFDTLSLHAGQHPDPATGARAVPIYQTTSYMFPDVEHAASLFNLERAGHIYSRISNPTVAVLEERLAALEGGVGSICTASGMAAIHLAVATLMGQGGHIVSSGSIYGGTHNLFTHTLPRFGIETTFVDPRDPAAFEAAIRPETRLVFGETLGNPGLEVMDLPVISEIAHRHGIPVMIDSTFATPWLFRPFEHGVDIVMHSVTKFLGGHGVAIGGAIVDGGTFDWEASGRFPTMTEPYAGYHGLDFADEFGPTAFIMRARAEGLRDFGAAMAPANAFYLLQGVESLPVRMARHVENTRRIVAFLDESPDVDWVSYPELPSHPDHELAKRLLPKGCGAIFSFGIKGGREAGRRFIERLGLFSHLANVGDAKSLVIHPASTTHQQMDTAALEAAGVGEDLVRLSVGLEDADDLIDDLASALRASQKSRAA, encoded by the coding sequence ATGCTCGATCCCAAGTTCCTCAAATTCGATACGCTCAGCCTGCACGCCGGCCAGCATCCGGACCCGGCGACCGGCGCCCGGGCGGTGCCGATCTACCAGACGACCTCCTACATGTTCCCGGACGTCGAACACGCCGCCTCGCTGTTCAATCTCGAGCGGGCCGGCCACATCTATTCGCGCATTTCCAACCCGACCGTCGCCGTGCTGGAGGAGCGGCTGGCGGCGCTGGAAGGCGGCGTCGGTTCGATCTGCACCGCCAGCGGCATGGCGGCGATCCACCTTGCCGTGGCGACCTTGATGGGTCAGGGCGGGCATATCGTATCGTCCGGCTCGATCTACGGCGGCACCCACAACCTGTTCACCCACACGCTGCCGCGCTTCGGCATCGAGACGACCTTCGTCGATCCGCGCGATCCGGCGGCCTTCGAGGCGGCGATCCGGCCGGAGACCCGGCTGGTCTTCGGCGAGACCCTGGGCAATCCGGGGCTGGAGGTCATGGACCTGCCCGTCATTTCCGAGATAGCACACCGCCACGGCATCCCGGTGATGATCGACAGCACATTCGCGACGCCCTGGCTGTTCCGGCCGTTCGAGCACGGTGTGGACATCGTCATGCATTCGGTGACCAAGTTCCTCGGCGGGCACGGCGTGGCGATCGGCGGCGCCATTGTCGACGGCGGCACCTTCGACTGGGAGGCCTCCGGCCGCTTCCCGACCATGACCGAGCCCTATGCCGGCTATCACGGCCTCGATTTCGCCGATGAGTTCGGCCCCACCGCCTTCATCATGCGCGCCCGGGCCGAGGGCCTGCGCGACTTCGGCGCCGCCATGGCGCCGGCCAACGCCTTTTACCTGCTTCAGGGCGTCGAATCGCTGCCGGTGCGCATGGCACGCCATGTCGAAAACACGCGCAGGATCGTCGCCTTCCTCGATGAGAGCCCGGACGTCGATTGGGTCAGCTATCCCGAACTGCCGTCCCATCCCGACCACGAACTGGCCAAGCGCCTGCTGCCGAAGGGCTGCGGCGCGATCTTCAGCTTCGGCATCAAGGGCGGGCGCGAGGCCGGCCGCCGCTTCATCGAGCGCCTCGGCCTGTTCTCCCATCTCGCCAATGTCGGCGACGCCAAGTCCCTGGTCATCCACCCGGCGAGCACGACCCACCAGCAGATGGACACCGCGGCGCTCGAGGCTGCCGGTGTCGGGGAGGACCTGGTGCGCCTGTCGGTCGGCCTGGAGGACGCCGACGACCTGATCGACGACCTGGCGTCGGCGCTGCGGGCGTCGCAGAAAAGCCGGGCGGCTTAG
- a CDS encoding alpha/beta hydrolase, whose protein sequence is MELTVNGRRVYGSTGGREFDPTQDPVIFLHGSGMDRTVWQLQTRYFAWHGRSVLAVDLPGHGKSEGPALDSIEVQAKWVIALMDAAGVAQAALVGHSMGAALALETAAAYPDRVSAIALCGVAEAMPVHPELLAAGLEGDRHAYDLITSWGFDRKAHIGGHKAPGTWMTGGARRLLERGRDAVVGTDLAASNAYRGAAAAAAKVRCPALFVLGDRDRMTPPRNARPLIEAIDGAAVEIIAGCGHMMMIERPDETLDALRKLL, encoded by the coding sequence GTGGAACTCACCGTCAACGGCAGGCGCGTCTACGGCTCGACCGGCGGCCGCGAATTCGACCCGACGCAGGATCCCGTCATTTTCCTGCACGGCAGCGGCATGGACCGCACCGTCTGGCAGCTGCAAACCCGCTATTTCGCCTGGCACGGGCGCAGCGTGCTGGCGGTCGACCTGCCGGGCCACGGCAAGTCGGAAGGCCCGGCGCTCGACAGCATCGAGGTCCAGGCCAAATGGGTGATCGCCCTGATGGACGCCGCCGGCGTGGCGCAGGCGGCGCTGGTCGGCCATTCCATGGGCGCGGCGCTGGCGCTGGAGACTGCGGCGGCGTATCCGGACCGGGTGAGCGCCATCGCGCTGTGCGGCGTCGCCGAGGCCATGCCGGTCCATCCGGAGTTGTTGGCGGCGGGCCTGGAGGGCGACCGCCACGCCTACGACCTCATCACCTCCTGGGGCTTCGACCGCAAGGCCCATATCGGCGGCCACAAGGCGCCCGGCACCTGGATGACCGGCGGCGCGAGGCGGCTGCTGGAGCGCGGCCGGGACGCCGTGGTCGGCACCGACCTCGCCGCATCGAACGCCTACAGGGGCGCGGCAGCGGCGGCGGCGAAGGTCCGGTGCCCGGCGCTGTTCGTGCTCGGCGACCGGGACCGCATGACCCCGCCGCGTAACGCCCGGCCGCTGATCGAGGCGATCGACGGCGCGGCGGTCGAGATCATCGCCGGCTGCGGCCACATGATGATGATCGAACGCCCCGATGAGACGCTCGATGCGTTGAGGAAGCTGTTGTAG
- a CDS encoding type II toxin-antitoxin system death-on-curing family toxin has protein sequence MNEHNIRSALARPYHGYHHFIHEKAAALVHGIVSSHGFVDGNKRTALYLVELLLRRSGYRLVEDDVAVADTIIAVAAGDIDYEALAQWFRERVVRAEGV, from the coding sequence CTGAACGAACATAATATCCGATCAGCGCTCGCGCGGCCTTACCACGGCTATCACCATTTCATTCACGAAAAGGCGGCTGCCCTCGTTCACGGGATTGTTTCCAGCCACGGTTTTGTCGACGGAAACAAACGTACGGCGCTCTATCTCGTCGAACTGCTGTTGCGTCGGAGCGGTTATCGTCTGGTCGAGGACGACGTGGCCGTCGCCGATACTATCATTGCGGTCGCCGCGGGGGATATCGACTACGAGGCGCTGGCGCAGTGGTTCAGGGAACGTGTCGTCCGGGCCGAAGGTGTGTAA
- the trxA gene encoding thioredoxin: MDTLIGGAGAAGADVIKDSDTANFAADVIEASQETPVIVDFWATWCGPCKQLGPALEKVVREQNGKVRLVKVDVDKNQALAGQLRVQSIPAVFAFAGGRPVDGFVGAQPESQIRQFVERLAAAAPGGAPPVDPVVDQMLAEARAALEQGDAGSAAGMYSRILELDGANATALVGLARAAIALGQPDQARQMLGQLPEEMAKDPDVVAARAALALIDELGETGDPDALRARVEADAADLQAHYDLACALYARGRTGDAMDALLASIRRDREWEDAKARKLLLKFFDALGPGHPLTQKGRRGLSSVLFS, encoded by the coding sequence ATGGATACGCTGATCGGCGGCGCCGGCGCGGCAGGCGCCGACGTCATCAAGGACTCAGACACCGCCAACTTCGCGGCAGACGTGATCGAGGCGTCGCAGGAAACGCCGGTGATCGTCGATTTCTGGGCGACCTGGTGCGGCCCGTGCAAGCAGCTCGGCCCGGCCCTCGAAAAGGTGGTCAGGGAGCAGAACGGCAAGGTCCGGCTGGTCAAGGTCGACGTCGACAAGAACCAGGCGCTGGCCGGCCAGCTGCGCGTGCAGTCGATCCCGGCCGTCTTCGCTTTCGCCGGCGGCCGGCCGGTCGACGGCTTCGTCGGCGCCCAGCCGGAAAGCCAGATCCGCCAGTTCGTCGAGCGGCTCGCCGCTGCCGCGCCCGGCGGCGCACCGCCGGTCGATCCGGTCGTCGACCAGATGCTCGCCGAGGCCCGCGCCGCGCTCGAGCAGGGCGACGCCGGCAGCGCGGCCGGGATGTATTCCCGCATCCTCGAACTTGACGGCGCCAACGCCACGGCGCTGGTCGGCCTGGCGCGCGCGGCGATCGCGCTGGGCCAGCCGGACCAGGCGCGCCAGATGCTCGGCCAGTTGCCCGAGGAGATGGCGAAAGATCCCGACGTCGTGGCCGCCCGGGCGGCGCTCGCCCTGATCGACGAGTTGGGCGAGACCGGCGATCCGGATGCGCTGCGCGCCCGGGTCGAGGCCGATGCCGCCGATCTCCAGGCGCACTACGACCTGGCCTGCGCCCTCTACGCCCGCGGCCGGACGGGGGACGCGATGGACGCGCTGCTCGCCAGCATCCGGCGCGACCGGGAATGGGAGGATGCCAAGGCGCGCAAGCTGCTGCTGAAATTCTTCGACGCCCTAGGGCCCGGCCATCCGCTCACCCAGAAAGGCCGCCGCGGCCTGTCCTCGGTGCTGTTTTCGTAG
- a CDS encoding prolyl-tRNA synthetase associated domain-containing protein: MPATEQDLYARLDALGLGWTTTEHPPLHTVAESKALRGELEGGHVRNLFLRDKNRKIWLIVAEEDRPVDLKTFRKRIGARGSLSFGSPELLMEVLGVAPGAVSPFGLINDADCRAAVILDEGLMEHRLVNVHPLRNDATTTIAGADLVTFIRDCGHDPQIMDLEAVAE, encoded by the coding sequence ATGCCCGCTACCGAACAGGACCTTTACGCCCGGCTCGACGCCCTGGGCCTCGGCTGGACGACGACCGAACATCCGCCGCTCCATACGGTGGCGGAGAGCAAAGCGCTGCGCGGCGAACTGGAAGGCGGCCATGTCAGGAACCTGTTCCTGCGCGACAAGAACAGGAAAATCTGGCTGATCGTCGCCGAGGAGGATCGGCCGGTCGATCTCAAGACCTTCCGCAAGCGCATCGGCGCGCGGGGCTCGCTGTCCTTCGGCAGCCCGGAACTGCTGATGGAGGTGCTGGGGGTCGCGCCCGGCGCGGTCTCCCCGTTCGGCCTGATCAACGATGCGGATTGCCGGGCGGCGGTGATCCTCGACGAGGGGCTGATGGAACACCGGCTGGTCAACGTCCACCCGCTGCGCAACGACGCGACGACGACCATCGCCGGTGCCGACCTGGTGACGTTCATTCGCGATTGCGGCCACGATCCGCAGATCATGGATCTGGAAGCGGTGGCGGAGTGA
- the leuB gene encoding 3-isopropylmalate dehydrogenase, with product MSTNKSLLILPGDGIGPEVMDQVVRVADWFGRERAVKFDLDDGICGGAALDAEGTALPDAVMAKAKASDAVMFGAVGGPKWDANPFHLKPEQGLLRLRKELDLFANLRPALCFEALAEASSLKADLVSGLDIVIVRELTGGVYFGEPRGIETLADGSRKGVDTQLYTTPEIHRIARVAFELARKRRNLVHSSEKSNVMHSGVLWREEVTAIHEAEYGDVELRHILADNCAMQLVRAPKQFDVIVTDNLFGDMLSDVAAMLTGSLGMLPSASLGAEDPATGKRHALYEPVHGSAPDIAGQGVANPLASILSFAMALRYSFDLGDEADMLEAAVAGVLADGLRTADLAQANTTRVSTAEMGDAVLRGLETAAG from the coding sequence ATGAGCACCAACAAGTCCCTCCTCATCCTGCCGGGCGACGGCATCGGCCCCGAAGTCATGGACCAGGTCGTCCGGGTCGCCGACTGGTTCGGCCGGGAACGGGCGGTGAAGTTCGATCTGGACGACGGTATCTGCGGCGGCGCGGCGCTGGACGCCGAAGGCACGGCGCTGCCCGACGCGGTCATGGCGAAGGCGAAAGCCAGCGACGCCGTGATGTTCGGCGCGGTCGGCGGCCCGAAATGGGACGCCAACCCCTTCCACCTCAAGCCGGAACAGGGCCTGCTGCGCCTGCGCAAGGAACTCGACCTGTTCGCCAACCTGCGCCCGGCGCTCTGCTTCGAGGCGCTGGCCGAAGCCTCCTCGCTCAAGGCGGACCTCGTCTCCGGCCTCGACATCGTGATCGTGCGGGAGCTGACGGGCGGGGTCTATTTCGGCGAGCCGCGCGGAATCGAGACTCTGGCCGACGGCAGCCGCAAGGGCGTCGATACCCAGCTCTACACCACGCCGGAGATCCACCGCATCGCCCGCGTCGCCTTCGAGCTGGCGCGCAAGCGGCGCAACCTAGTGCATTCGTCGGAGAAGTCGAACGTCATGCATAGTGGCGTGCTGTGGCGCGAGGAGGTGACGGCGATCCACGAGGCCGAATACGGCGATGTCGAACTGCGCCACATCCTGGCGGACAACTGCGCCATGCAACTCGTCCGCGCGCCCAAGCAGTTCGACGTGATCGTGACCGACAACCTGTTCGGCGACATGCTGTCCGACGTCGCCGCCATGCTGACCGGCTCGCTCGGCATGCTGCCCTCGGCCTCGCTCGGCGCGGAAGACCCGGCGACCGGCAAGCGCCACGCGCTCTACGAGCCGGTGCACGGCTCGGCGCCGGACATCGCCGGGCAGGGCGTCGCCAACCCGCTCGCCAGCATCCTCAGCTTCGCGATGGCGCTGCGCTATTCCTTCGACCTGGGCGACGAGGCCGACATGCTGGAAGCCGCGGTCGCCGGCGTGCTCGCCGACGGCCTGCGCACCGCCGACCTGGCCCAAGCGAACACGACCCGCGTCTCGACCGCCGAAATGGGCGACGCCGTCCTGCGCGGGCTGGAGACGGCGGCGGGGTAG
- the odhB gene encoding 2-oxoglutarate dehydrogenase complex dihydrolipoyllysine-residue succinyltransferase translates to MTVDIKVPALGESVTEAEVAKWYKQVGDAVGADEPLVELETDKVTLEVNAPAAGVLAEILAGEGAEVEVGAVLGRIDETGAGVAAAPPRPVPEPGREPEPEPEPEPAAPPLSPPLSPPLSPAVRKLVAEHDLDPSAIEGTGKDGRLLKADVEAHLAAQAAAAEEAAAPAAEPDPTPEPEPVAPAPAASRPAPEPPRPDAGEREVRVRMSRLRRRIAERLKEAQNTAAMLTTFNDADMGAILDLRKRYRDSFEKRHGVRLGFMSFFVKACIEALKEIPAVNAEIDGDDIVYKNYYDIGVAVGTEQGLVVPVLRDADGLSFVDIERTIAELGARARDGALSMAELTGGTFTISNGGVYGSMLSTPILNPPQSGILGMHRIEQRPVARDGQVVIRPMMYLALSYDHRIVDGREAVTFLVKVKEGLEDPERLLIGV, encoded by the coding sequence ATGACCGTAGACATCAAAGTGCCGGCGCTCGGCGAATCGGTGACGGAAGCCGAGGTCGCCAAGTGGTACAAGCAGGTCGGCGACGCCGTCGGAGCCGACGAACCCCTGGTCGAACTGGAAACCGACAAGGTCACGCTGGAGGTCAACGCCCCGGCGGCCGGCGTATTGGCGGAAATCCTCGCCGGCGAGGGCGCGGAGGTGGAAGTCGGCGCGGTGCTCGGCCGGATCGACGAGACCGGGGCCGGCGTGGCGGCAGCGCCCCCCCGGCCTGTGCCTGAACCGGGGCGGGAACCCGAGCCGGAACCCGAACCGGAACCGGCTGCCCCGCCGCTCAGCCCGCCGCTCAGTCCGCCCCTCAGCCCGGCAGTGCGCAAGCTGGTCGCCGAGCACGATCTCGATCCGTCGGCGATCGAGGGCACCGGCAAGGACGGCCGCCTGCTCAAGGCCGATGTCGAGGCGCACCTGGCGGCGCAGGCCGCCGCCGCGGAGGAAGCCGCCGCGCCCGCCGCCGAACCGGACCCAACGCCGGAGCCCGAACCTGTTGCGCCGGCTCCGGCCGCATCGAGACCCGCGCCCGAGCCGCCTAGGCCCGACGCCGGCGAGCGCGAAGTCCGGGTGCGCATGTCCCGCCTGCGCCGGCGCATCGCCGAACGCCTCAAGGAAGCCCAGAACACGGCGGCGATGCTGACGACCTTCAACGACGCCGACATGGGCGCGATCCTCGACCTGCGCAAACGCTATCGGGACAGCTTCGAGAAGCGCCACGGCGTGCGCCTCGGTTTCATGTCCTTCTTCGTCAAGGCCTGCATCGAGGCGCTGAAGGAGATCCCGGCGGTCAACGCCGAGATCGACGGCGACGACATCGTCTACAAGAATTACTACGACATCGGCGTGGCGGTCGGCACGGAACAGGGCCTGGTCGTGCCGGTCCTGCGCGATGCCGACGGCCTGTCCTTCGTCGATATCGAGCGGACGATCGCCGAGCTCGGCGCCAGGGCGCGCGACGGCGCCCTCTCGATGGCCGAGCTGACCGGCGGCACCTTCACCATCTCGAACGGCGGCGTCTACGGCTCGATGCTCTCGACGCCGATCCTCAACCCGCCGCAGTCCGGCATCCTCGGCATGCACCGGATCGAGCAGCGCCCGGTCGCCCGCGACGGCCAGGTCGTCATCCGCCCGATGATGTATCTCGCGCTGAGCTACGACCACCGAATCGTCGACGGCCGCGAAGCCGTGACCTTCCTGGTGAAAGTCAAGGAAGGCCTGGAGGATCCGGAGAGGTTGCTGATCGGGGTGTAG